A genomic stretch from Triplophysa dalaica isolate WHDGS20190420 chromosome 4, ASM1584641v1, whole genome shotgun sequence includes:
- the foxn4 gene encoding forkhead box protein N4 isoform X2, producing MIESGSTTRMSGIHENPGQSHHTSAQEYRLLTTDPSQLKNELPGDLQSLSWLTSVDVPRLQQIGGRRPEFSSSAQNSLLDQQTAQMTSMTAGGAGSAIHLQSEMQHSPLAINSMPQFSPGFPCAASVYQTTPHQQVHTYTQANQQCSPGGLYGNFNSQSLYPQVRMNSHNQDLQPKTFPKPIYSYSCLIAMALKNSKTGSLPVSEIYSFMKEHFPYFKTAPDGWKNSVRHNLSLNKCFEKVENKMSGSSRKGCLWALNPAKIDKMEEEMQKWKRKDLPAIRRSMANPDELDKLITDRPESCRQKSVDTGMTRLPSCPPGHTLPVPAHLQSQPMVTLSLQCLPMQHHLQLQLQSQSRLAPASPAPAQTPPLLTVPDLMNSSLLQHHTKQLSDFYSIHTDANSEVDALDPSIMDFSWQGNLWEDMKDDSFNLEALGTISNSPLRLSDCDLDTGHSTPVSNAGGLSYPDLQVTGLYSAYSAVDALSNQYMNTQGATKPIVLL from the exons ATGATAGAAAGTGGAAGTACAACTAGGATGTCAGGAATCCACGAGAACCCTGGACAAAGTCACCACACCTCTGCACAAGAATACAG aCTCCTGACAACTGACCCCTCACAGCTTAAGAACGAGCTTCCCGGTGATCTTCAGTCACTGTCCTGGCTCACGTCTGTGGACGTCCCCCGGCTGCAGCAGATCGGGGGCAGGCGGCCTGAATTCAGCAGCTCTGCTCAGAACAGCCTGCTGGACCAGCAGACAG CTCAGATGACTAGCATGACAGCAGGTGGAGCAGGATCTGCGATTCATCTACAAAGTGAGATGCAGCACAGTCCTCTAGCCATCAACAGC ATGCCCCAGTTTTCACCCGGGTTTCCATGTGCTGCCTCAGTGTACCAGACCACCCCTCATCAACAAGTGCACACTTACACTCAGGCAAACCAACAG tgtTCTCCCGGTGGACTTTACGGCAACTTCAACAGCCAGAGTTTGTACCCTCAAGTCCGCATGAACTCACACAACCAAGACCTGCAACCCAAGACTTTTCCCAAACCCATTTACTCCTACAG CTGTCTGATTGCCATGGCTTTGAAGAACAGCAAAACAGGCAGTCTTCCTGTTAGTGAAATCTACAGCTTCATGAAAGAGCACTTTCCTTATTTCAAG ACGGCACCTGATGGATGGAAGAACTCGGTACGTCACAACCTGTCCTTGAACAAGTGCTTTGAGAAGGTGGAGAACAAGATGAGTGGTTCCTCCAGAAAGGGTTGCCTCTGGGCACTCAACCCTGCAAAGATTGACAAAATGGAAGAAGAGATGCAGAAATGGAAACGCAAAGATCTCCCAGCCATCCGCCGCAGCATGGCCAACCCAG ATGAACTAGACAAACTCATTACAGACAGACCAGAGAGCTGCAGACAAAAGTCTGTTGATACTGGCATGACCCGCTTACCCAGCTGCCCCCCGGGCCATACTCTTCCAGTACCGGCTCATCTACAGTCCCAGCCCATGGTCACACTGTCTCTGCAGTGCCTACCGATGCAACATCACCTTCAGCTTCAGCTCCAAAGTCAGTCCCGCCTCGCTCCCGCCTCCCCAGCCCCTGCTCAAACCCCCCCTCTCCTTACAGTCCCTGACCTGATGAACAGCTCCCTGCTCCAGCATCATACTAAGCAGCTCAGCGACTTCTACTCCATTCACACAGATGCTAATTCAGAGGTGGACGCCCTGGACCCCAGTATTATGGACTTTTCCTGGCAAG GAAACCTGTGGGAGGATATGAAGGATGATAGCTTTAACCTGGAGGCATTAGGTACAATTAGTAACTCCCCCCTACGCCTGTCTGACTGTGACCTGGACACTGGTCATTCTACACCTGTGTCCAATGCAGGAGGACTGTCCTATCCAGACCTGCAGGTGACAGGCCTCTATTCCGCATACTCAGCTGTAGATGCCCTCTCAAACCAGTACATGAACACACAAGGGGCAACAAAGCCTATTGTTTTGCTTTAA
- the foxn4 gene encoding forkhead box protein N4 isoform X1 produces the protein MIESGSTTRMSGIHENPGQSHHTSAQEYSRLKRRCAFPEKIRSFRILLTTDPSQLKNELPGDLQSLSWLTSVDVPRLQQIGGRRPEFSSSAQNSLLDQQTAQMTSMTAGGAGSAIHLQSEMQHSPLAINSMPQFSPGFPCAASVYQTTPHQQVHTYTQANQQCSPGGLYGNFNSQSLYPQVRMNSHNQDLQPKTFPKPIYSYSCLIAMALKNSKTGSLPVSEIYSFMKEHFPYFKTAPDGWKNSVRHNLSLNKCFEKVENKMSGSSRKGCLWALNPAKIDKMEEEMQKWKRKDLPAIRRSMANPDELDKLITDRPESCRQKSVDTGMTRLPSCPPGHTLPVPAHLQSQPMVTLSLQCLPMQHHLQLQLQSQSRLAPASPAPAQTPPLLTVPDLMNSSLLQHHTKQLSDFYSIHTDANSEVDALDPSIMDFSWQGNLWEDMKDDSFNLEALGTISNSPLRLSDCDLDTGHSTPVSNAGGLSYPDLQVTGLYSAYSAVDALSNQYMNTQGATKPIVLL, from the exons ATGATAGAAAGTGGAAGTACAACTAGGATGTCAGGAATCCACGAGAACCCTGGACAAAGTCACCACACCTCTGCACAAGAATACAG CAGATTGAAAAGACGATGTGCATTTCCTGAAAAGATAAGATCTTTTAGGAT aCTCCTGACAACTGACCCCTCACAGCTTAAGAACGAGCTTCCCGGTGATCTTCAGTCACTGTCCTGGCTCACGTCTGTGGACGTCCCCCGGCTGCAGCAGATCGGGGGCAGGCGGCCTGAATTCAGCAGCTCTGCTCAGAACAGCCTGCTGGACCAGCAGACAG CTCAGATGACTAGCATGACAGCAGGTGGAGCAGGATCTGCGATTCATCTACAAAGTGAGATGCAGCACAGTCCTCTAGCCATCAACAGC ATGCCCCAGTTTTCACCCGGGTTTCCATGTGCTGCCTCAGTGTACCAGACCACCCCTCATCAACAAGTGCACACTTACACTCAGGCAAACCAACAG tgtTCTCCCGGTGGACTTTACGGCAACTTCAACAGCCAGAGTTTGTACCCTCAAGTCCGCATGAACTCACACAACCAAGACCTGCAACCCAAGACTTTTCCCAAACCCATTTACTCCTACAG CTGTCTGATTGCCATGGCTTTGAAGAACAGCAAAACAGGCAGTCTTCCTGTTAGTGAAATCTACAGCTTCATGAAAGAGCACTTTCCTTATTTCAAG ACGGCACCTGATGGATGGAAGAACTCGGTACGTCACAACCTGTCCTTGAACAAGTGCTTTGAGAAGGTGGAGAACAAGATGAGTGGTTCCTCCAGAAAGGGTTGCCTCTGGGCACTCAACCCTGCAAAGATTGACAAAATGGAAGAAGAGATGCAGAAATGGAAACGCAAAGATCTCCCAGCCATCCGCCGCAGCATGGCCAACCCAG ATGAACTAGACAAACTCATTACAGACAGACCAGAGAGCTGCAGACAAAAGTCTGTTGATACTGGCATGACCCGCTTACCCAGCTGCCCCCCGGGCCATACTCTTCCAGTACCGGCTCATCTACAGTCCCAGCCCATGGTCACACTGTCTCTGCAGTGCCTACCGATGCAACATCACCTTCAGCTTCAGCTCCAAAGTCAGTCCCGCCTCGCTCCCGCCTCCCCAGCCCCTGCTCAAACCCCCCCTCTCCTTACAGTCCCTGACCTGATGAACAGCTCCCTGCTCCAGCATCATACTAAGCAGCTCAGCGACTTCTACTCCATTCACACAGATGCTAATTCAGAGGTGGACGCCCTGGACCCCAGTATTATGGACTTTTCCTGGCAAG GAAACCTGTGGGAGGATATGAAGGATGATAGCTTTAACCTGGAGGCATTAGGTACAATTAGTAACTCCCCCCTACGCCTGTCTGACTGTGACCTGGACACTGGTCATTCTACACCTGTGTCCAATGCAGGAGGACTGTCCTATCCAGACCTGCAGGTGACAGGCCTCTATTCCGCATACTCAGCTGTAGATGCCCTCTCAAACCAGTACATGAACACACAAGGGGCAACAAAGCCTATTGTTTTGCTTTAA
- the foxn4 gene encoding forkhead box protein N4 isoform X3, with translation MTSMTAGGAGSAIHLQSEMQHSPLAINSMPQFSPGFPCAASVYQTTPHQQVHTYTQANQQCSPGGLYGNFNSQSLYPQVRMNSHNQDLQPKTFPKPIYSYSCLIAMALKNSKTGSLPVSEIYSFMKEHFPYFKTAPDGWKNSVRHNLSLNKCFEKVENKMSGSSRKGCLWALNPAKIDKMEEEMQKWKRKDLPAIRRSMANPDELDKLITDRPESCRQKSVDTGMTRLPSCPPGHTLPVPAHLQSQPMVTLSLQCLPMQHHLQLQLQSQSRLAPASPAPAQTPPLLTVPDLMNSSLLQHHTKQLSDFYSIHTDANSEVDALDPSIMDFSWQGNLWEDMKDDSFNLEALGTISNSPLRLSDCDLDTGHSTPVSNAGGLSYPDLQVTGLYSAYSAVDALSNQYMNTQGATKPIVLL, from the exons ATGACTAGCATGACAGCAGGTGGAGCAGGATCTGCGATTCATCTACAAAGTGAGATGCAGCACAGTCCTCTAGCCATCAACAGC ATGCCCCAGTTTTCACCCGGGTTTCCATGTGCTGCCTCAGTGTACCAGACCACCCCTCATCAACAAGTGCACACTTACACTCAGGCAAACCAACAG tgtTCTCCCGGTGGACTTTACGGCAACTTCAACAGCCAGAGTTTGTACCCTCAAGTCCGCATGAACTCACACAACCAAGACCTGCAACCCAAGACTTTTCCCAAACCCATTTACTCCTACAG CTGTCTGATTGCCATGGCTTTGAAGAACAGCAAAACAGGCAGTCTTCCTGTTAGTGAAATCTACAGCTTCATGAAAGAGCACTTTCCTTATTTCAAG ACGGCACCTGATGGATGGAAGAACTCGGTACGTCACAACCTGTCCTTGAACAAGTGCTTTGAGAAGGTGGAGAACAAGATGAGTGGTTCCTCCAGAAAGGGTTGCCTCTGGGCACTCAACCCTGCAAAGATTGACAAAATGGAAGAAGAGATGCAGAAATGGAAACGCAAAGATCTCCCAGCCATCCGCCGCAGCATGGCCAACCCAG ATGAACTAGACAAACTCATTACAGACAGACCAGAGAGCTGCAGACAAAAGTCTGTTGATACTGGCATGACCCGCTTACCCAGCTGCCCCCCGGGCCATACTCTTCCAGTACCGGCTCATCTACAGTCCCAGCCCATGGTCACACTGTCTCTGCAGTGCCTACCGATGCAACATCACCTTCAGCTTCAGCTCCAAAGTCAGTCCCGCCTCGCTCCCGCCTCCCCAGCCCCTGCTCAAACCCCCCCTCTCCTTACAGTCCCTGACCTGATGAACAGCTCCCTGCTCCAGCATCATACTAAGCAGCTCAGCGACTTCTACTCCATTCACACAGATGCTAATTCAGAGGTGGACGCCCTGGACCCCAGTATTATGGACTTTTCCTGGCAAG GAAACCTGTGGGAGGATATGAAGGATGATAGCTTTAACCTGGAGGCATTAGGTACAATTAGTAACTCCCCCCTACGCCTGTCTGACTGTGACCTGGACACTGGTCATTCTACACCTGTGTCCAATGCAGGAGGACTGTCCTATCCAGACCTGCAGGTGACAGGCCTCTATTCCGCATACTCAGCTGTAGATGCCCTCTCAAACCAGTACATGAACACACAAGGGGCAACAAAGCCTATTGTTTTGCTTTAA